A genomic window from Vitis riparia cultivar Riparia Gloire de Montpellier isolate 1030 chromosome 16, EGFV_Vit.rip_1.0, whole genome shotgun sequence includes:
- the LOC117933321 gene encoding F-box protein At2g17036-like, whose product MEDDCEWAWLPKDLLHSILDQLQPMEDVIRFSAVCTEWRSVAVANLKSRSLHQRGVPFLMSRTKDNIGNLHSVTQKKMYKFRFPMPDNMKCCGSSLGWLIMLDVTMDIILFNPFSGNTITFPPIRRLVFEKRYALEYPRSLCSQAI is encoded by the coding sequence ATGGAGGACGATTGTGAATGGGCTTGGCTCCCCAAGGACTTACTGCACTCCATATTAGACCAGCTACAGCCAATGGAAGATGTTATCAGATTCAGCGCCGTTTGTACGGAATGGCGTTCTGTGGCGGTAGCGAATTTGAAAAGTCGCTCTCTTCATCAAAGAGGAGTTCCATTCTTGATGAGTCGTACAAAAGACAATATCGGTAATTTACACAGCGTGACCCAGAAGAAGATGTATAAATTCCGGTTTCCAATGCCTGACAATATGAAGTGTTGCGGCTCTTCCCTCGGTTGGTTGATTATGCTCGATGTCACCATGGACATCATCCTCTTCAATCCCTTCTCTGGCAACACCATTACTTTTCCTCCCATTCGACGATTGGTATTTGAGAAACGTTATGCACTAGAATATCCACGGTCTCTCTGCTCTCAAGCGATATGA